The sequence CAGGCAGCGACTGACCAGAATCCTGTCCATCTCAGAACGGCTCGTTGCCACGGCGACGGAACCAACCGGTCAGCGACAAGCGCTCGCGGTGCGCCGGCAGCACTTCATGAGGCACTTCGCCGGAGAGAAACACCACCAGACACCCGCCAGTAGGCTGCACGTCGTGCACGCGCTCATCGTTCAGATACATGCGTAACTGACCACCGTCCTCCGGCAGCCACGCGTCATTGAGATAGACCACCACCGACACCATGCGCTTGTCATCATCGCGAAAGCGGTCGACATGTCGGCGATAAAACGCACCCGGCGGATACAGCGCGAAGTGACATTCGAAATCCTCAAGACCGAGAAACAAGCCACGGTTGAGCGCCTCGCGCAGGCTCTCCATCAGGTTTAGATAACGGTCGCTGGCCTCAGCCTGACCGGGATCGATCCACTGGATGTGGTCGCCACGAATCCCCTCGCGTATCTCTGAAAACGGCCCACGGCCCACCGCCGCCGGCGCCAGTTCACCTTCGGCCTCACGTTTACGGCACTCGGCCGCCAGCTCGCGGGTCAAACCGGCGGGCAGGAATATGTTCTGCTGCGACCAGCCGTGTTCGGCCAGGTCATCGACAATGCGTAACAGCAGTGGGTGTTCAGAGGATATTTGCATGGCGCGCATAGTATGTCGGCGGCAAGAAATCCGACAGAGCCACGCGGCGGCTTGCTACGAATTCTCGACAAGTACCGGCACCGCACGGAGAATAGTCGGCTGCTGACAGGAGTCCCTATGCGCCGTTTGCTTTTTTCACTGTTGATGTTCTGCGTGTTGCCCGCCTGGGCGGACGGCCACGATCAGTTGTACAAGGTCGCCGGCTGGCCAGATCAACGTGCGCATTTCAACGATGCCCTGACGGCCGCACAGCAGCGCTATCAGAACAGCCTGCCGCCCGCCGTATTTCAGGCGCTGGTGAACAACAGCAATCAGCGCTTTGCCCCGCAGGCTGTTGATCAACGTGCCGAAGCGCAACTGCGGCAGAAGCTCGCTGATCCAAAACCGGCGCTGACCTTCTTTCAATCGCCGCTGGGCAAGAAAATCGTCGCCGCCGAATTGCTCGCGACGCGCCGCGATCAATTGGCGAAAAATGCCAAGGGTTTGCCAAAGATGCAGGCCAGCGACAGCCGTCTGCTGATCATTGGCCACCTCGCTCAGGCGCTGCCAGCGCGTGAAGCTGGCGCCGAAGTGAGTCTGGCGATTGCCGGCGTGGCGGCGGACAGCCTGAGTTCGATGATTCCGGGGCTGCTCGGTGGCGGTCAGGCGCAAGGCATGCTCAATGGTCAGCGCCAGCGTTTGATGGATCAGATTGGTGCGGACATGAACAACACGCTGCTCTATGTCTATCGCGATCTGTCGGATGAAGAGCTGGAAGAGTTCGCGACGTTTGCCGAGTCGGCTGAGGGTAAGGCGTATTACCAGGCGGCGTTGGCGGCAATTCGCGCAGGGTTGGCTGTCGGGCAATGATCTTTAGCGCCTGACCGGCCGCCTTCGCGAGCAGGCTCGCTCCCACAATGGATCTTCAGCGAACACAAAATTGTGAACATCCAAAATCCCCTGTGGGAGCGAGCCTGCTCGCGAAGAGGCCCTCAAAGACGCTAAAGATTCCGGCCCCTGATCCGCTTGCTCAAGAATTCGAAATACTCCTCACGCATCTCCACCGTCTCATTCGCCAGATGATGCCGCGCCTCGGCCAGCAGCAAGATCTGCGGCCGGTCGAACTTCCACTTCATCACCTGCAGATTGTGCTGCCAGTCGACCGTCATGTCCGCCTGCCCCTGAATGATCAATGGCCGCCGCGGACTTTTTTTCGCGTGCTCGACGCGAATGATCCAACGCGACAACGCCCCCACCCATTTCGTCGGCAAGCGCCGTGGCTGCAACGGATCTGCCTGCAGAAACGGCAGGAAATCCGGATCATTGGAGTTCTCGCTGAAGCGTCGAGCGACACCCCGAACGAAAGGCCTGAGCAGGTAATAACTCAACTGCGACCAGCCCCATGCCCGCGGCCGCACCAGCGGCGCCATCAAAATCACCTGGCCTTGCGCCGGGCTGTTTTCGCCGTGATTGAGCAGATGATCGACCACAATCGCCCCGCCGGTGCTCTGCCCGCACAAATGCCACGGCTGCGGCAACGCGATCGACTGCGCCTCGGCGAACAACGCTTGCAGGACATCCTGGTACTCGGAGAAATCGCGAATGCTCGCGCGCGGCCCGCTTGACAAGCCATGGCCCGGCAAGTCGCAGGCGATCACCGCAAAATCCTGATCCAGCGCCCACTTGATCACATGCCGATACAGCCCGGTGTGATCGTAGTAGCCGTGCAGCAGAAACAGCGTCGCCTTGACCTTCTCCGGCCACCAGCAATGGCTGACCACTTCATAGCCATCGACCTCGAAACGGCCCATGCCACGCCAGACATCCCGCTCGGGAAAGTCGGTTTGGTAGAAACGCTGATAGGCCTTGGCCTCGTCCGACAATGGCTGCCACTCGGCCAAAGGCTTGAGGCTGGCGCGAATCTGATCGGGGTCGAAAGTGGCAGGCATGCGGGAATTCCAAAGCGGTAAACAGACTTTATCGGCCTGCGATATTCATCTGTCGGAGCAAGCATGGCAAGCTAGCCCACCTCTTCTGGAACGAAAACCATGCGTTCGCCCTACCGCACCGCACTGTTTGCCAGCCTGCTCGCGCTGATCTGCGCCGGGGTGCTGTGGGCGGCGTACGACTGGTTTCAGGGGCGTTATCTGCGTGCTTTCAGCGAACACACGGCGGTGTTTTCCGGTGATCCGCTGCGTCTGCCGGACAATCTCGCCGGCCCCGGCAAGATCCGCCTGGTGCATTTCTGGGACCCGGCCTGCCCGTGCAATGTCGGCAATCAACAGCACCTGACCGAGATGGTCGAACAGTTCGGCGCCAAAGGCGTGGAGTTCTTCGCCGTGCAAAAGGCTGGCAGCCACGGTCAACTGCCCGCGACCCTCAGCAGCCTGAAAACCATCACGATATTGCCCGGTTCCGAACAGGTGCCCGCCAGCCCGGCCGTGGCGATC comes from Pseudomonas sp. RU47 and encodes:
- a CDS encoding 2OG-Fe(II) oxygenase; amino-acid sequence: MRAMQISSEHPLLLRIVDDLAEHGWSQQNIFLPAGLTRELAAECRKREAEGELAPAAVGRGPFSEIREGIRGDHIQWIDPGQAEASDRYLNLMESLREALNRGLFLGLEDFECHFALYPPGAFYRRHVDRFRDDDKRMVSVVVYLNDAWLPEDGGQLRMYLNDERVHDVQPTGGCLVVFLSGEVPHEVLPAHRERLSLTGWFRRRGNEPF
- a CDS encoding DUF2059 domain-containing protein, encoding MRRLLFSLLMFCVLPAWADGHDQLYKVAGWPDQRAHFNDALTAAQQRYQNSLPPAVFQALVNNSNQRFAPQAVDQRAEAQLRQKLADPKPALTFFQSPLGKKIVAAELLATRRDQLAKNAKGLPKMQASDSRLLIIGHLAQALPAREAGAEVSLAIAGVAADSLSSMIPGLLGGGQAQGMLNGQRQRLMDQIGADMNNTLLYVYRDLSDEELEEFATFAESAEGKAYYQAALAAIRAGLAVGQ
- a CDS encoding alpha/beta hydrolase, with protein sequence MPATFDPDQIRASLKPLAEWQPLSDEAKAYQRFYQTDFPERDVWRGMGRFEVDGYEVVSHCWWPEKVKATLFLLHGYYDHTGLYRHVIKWALDQDFAVIACDLPGHGLSSGPRASIRDFSEYQDVLQALFAEAQSIALPQPWHLCGQSTGGAIVVDHLLNHGENSPAQGQVILMAPLVRPRAWGWSQLSYYLLRPFVRGVARRFSENSNDPDFLPFLQADPLQPRRLPTKWVGALSRWIIRVEHAKKSPRRPLIIQGQADMTVDWQHNLQVMKWKFDRPQILLLAEARHHLANETVEMREEYFEFLSKRIRGRNL
- a CDS encoding DUF6436 domain-containing protein codes for the protein MRSPYRTALFASLLALICAGVLWAAYDWFQGRYLRAFSEHTAVFSGDPLRLPDNLAGPGKIRLVHFWDPACPCNVGNQQHLTEMVEQFGAKGVEFFAVQKAGSHGQLPATLSSLKTITILPGSEQVPASPAVAIWDRSGKLAYFGPYSEGLTCNSSNSFIEPILNALTEDRPVNATHTLAVGCYCPWSVEKQ